The Nostoc sp. 'Peltigera membranacea cyanobiont' N6 genome contains the following window.
CGGGTTACTTGGCATCACAAGCGAATGTTCCTGGTCTTCAAAATGGTGTCAATCAAGGTCTAACCAATGGTGACTATGCCGCTTTAGGACAGTTGAACTTTAGTGTTGGCGATCGCTTGGCTTTAGCTGCTACCTACGTTCACGGATATAGCGCAAGTGGTGCTTTATTCGACTCTGGTTCACAGGGAACAGTTGGAGCTTTTGATGTAGGTACTGGACAAGCTAACTTTTTAGGTAATGCAGCAGGTCGTGCAGCAGGTATATCAACCCCATCTTCCAGCAACTCCTATGGTGTGTCAGCTGCGTTTAGACCGAGCGACAAGCTGTCAATTAGTGGCTTCGTTTCTTATCATGATGTCACAGGTGTTGGTGCAGGTGATGATTATGAAGCTTGGAGCTATGGTCTTGGGGTAGCCTTACCTGATTTCGGTAAAAAGGGTAACGTTTTAGGTGTTTTTGCTGGTGCAGAACCCTATTCCTTTAACCGACCAGGTTTTGTTGGTAATAATGTACCATATCACTTTGAAGGTTTCTACAAGTATCGTGTGTCTGATAACATCTCAGTTACCCCTGGTGTAATTTGGTTGACCTCTCCTGGTCAGAGCAGCGCTAACGATGATGCAATTATCGGTACGCTCAGAACAACTTTCACTTTCTAAAGTGTTGACTATCTACTGACAATTTTGAACCTATTCGTCCCCGCCTGATGGCGGGGTTTTTTGTTTTCACTAGCAGCAATAGATAAACTCCAGTAATTAACCGGAGTATACTAGAGAATTAGGAGTTGTCAGTACAGTTAAGATTTTTCAGTTACAGCAATTTTAAATCAAACCCACCACGAAAATAAGTTGGAAAACTAAGCCCCGCATTGGTTTTAGTCTTTTTATCTGTAGCACGTTTGTTGGGAATCTGCTGTAAGAGTTATAAAATATGGCGGGTTTTATATTTAGGAATGGGGGCTGGGGGTTAGGTTTTCAAGATTTTAGTGTTAGCAATAATACGTTTAAAACATCTTATGGGTAATATTCTCATTTATCGCGTCAGTTCACGGTTGTTAGGAAACCCGCCTACCTTGCGGAAAATGCAAAGCCAAACAAAACAGGACTGGACTCATCAATGACAAATGACTCTTGACTAAGTAACTGAGGACTATAATTATGCGAATTGCTTGTAACATTACAGAACTGGTTGGTCGTACACCCTTAGTACAGTTGAACCGCATTCCCCAAACAGAAGGATGTGTTGCGGAAATTGTGGTGAAACTGGAAAGTATGAACCCATCGGCATCGGTCAAAGACCGGATTGGGGTCAGCATGATTAACGCCGCCGAAGAGGAGGGGCTGATTACTCCTGGGAAGACAATATTGGTAGAACCTACTTCTGGAAACACAGGAATTGCTCTAGCAATGGCGGCAGCAGCTAAGGGTTATCGCTTAATTTTGACAATGCCAGAGACAATGAGTGGGGAGCGTCGGGCAATGTTGCGGGCTTATGGAGCAGAAGTGGAACTAACGCCAGCTATGGAAGGTATGAGTGGGGCAATTGTACGATCGCAACAAATAGTTAATAGTACGCCAAATACCTATATGTTGCAGCAGTTCCGCAATCCAGCCAATTCAAAAGTGCATCGGGAAACTACAGCCCTAGAAATCTGGCAAGATACTGATGGACAAGTAGATATAATCGTAGCTGGGGTAGGTACTGGTGGTACGATCGCTGGTGTAGCAGAAGTGATTAAAGCACGCAAACCTAGCTCTAAAGCGATCGCTGTTGAACCAGCCAATAGCCCAGTTTTATCTGGAGGACGACCAGGACCACACAAAATTCAAGGAATTGGCGCTGGGTTTATTCCCCAAATACTCAAGCTAAAATTGATAGATGAAGTGATTACCGTCACCGATGAAGAAGCGATCGCCTATAGTCGGCGTTTGGCAAAAGAAGAAGGGCTACTATCTGGTATTTCCAGTGGGGCCGCTTTATGTGCAGCAATTCGCGTTGCTCAACGTGAAGAAAATAAGGGACGTTTAATTGTGATGATTCAGCCTAGCTTTGGTGAAAGGTATTTGAGTACACCGTTGTTCCAAGACCTAGAGGCAAGGTTAGCCACTAGCGTCAGTTAACGATACATTGAATTAATGGTCAATTCTAAGCACGTTTCTAACCATTACGAAACTCTCAAAGTTAGTCCAAGTGCAAGCCTTGCGGAGATTAAGCAAGCTTATCGCCGCTTGGTTAAGTTGTTTCATCCTGACAGTAATCAGGAAACAGCCGATCGCGAGCAAATTATCCGCATCAATGCAGCTTATGAAGTTTTAGGCGACAACCAAAATCGCCGCAATTATGACCAAGAACTGCAAGATGACTCCCAAAAATTAAATAGCGATCGCCAACAGCGTACAGCATCAGCACAAAAGCATTACCAGACAAAACGAAAAACAGGACGGGAAGCTGATGAGCAAGTTGAAGAATGGCTGCGTCGAGTTTATCAACCAGTCAATCATCTGCTTTCTGCTATTCTCTATTCTCTAGAGGAGCAAATAGAGCAATTAGCTGCCGATCCTTTTGATGATGAGTTGTTAGATGAATTTCAGGAATACTTACAAACCTGTCGAGATGACCTCAAGCAGGCACAAATTATTTTTCGATCTCTGCCGAATCCCTCTAATTTAGCAGGGACTGCGGCTAACCTCTATTACAGCCTTAATCAAGTATCAGATGGACTTGATGAGTTTGCTTATTTTCCTTTGAGCTACGATGAGCGTTATTTACACACAGGTCAAGAATTATTCCGCATAGCTACAAGATTACAATGTGAAGCGCAAGCGTCTGTTATGTAGTTATTGGGCATTGGGCATTGGGCATGGACAAATAACTAATGACTGCTGACAAAGAAATTAGTTTATGCTGGAAACAGAAAAAGATTAAGAAATTTTAAATTCTGCTCATAGTGTACTCATGCAATGTATTGTTAATCGCCGCGCCCAGTTTTCGGCAAGTCATCGCTATTGGTTGCCAGAACTGAGTGAAGCCGAGAATATTGAAAAATTTGGTGCTGGTTCTAGATTTCCTGGACACGGACATAACTATGTCTTATTTATCTCCCTTGCCGGGGAATTGGATGAATATGGTATGGTACTGAACTTGTCTGATGTGAAACACGTAATCAAACGGGAAGTTACCAATCAATTGGATTTCTCTTATATCAACGATGTCTGGGCAGAATTTCAGGAAACTTTACCCACCACTGAGAATATTGCACGGATTATTTGGCAACGACTAGCACCGCACTTGCCTTTAGTCCGCGTGCAGTTATTTGAACATCCTGAACTTTGGGCAGATTATATGGGAAACGCAATGGAAGCATACCTCACTATCAGTACTCACTTTAGCGCCGCCCATCGGCTAGCTCATCCTAATCTCAGTAACGAAGAAAATACTGAGATTTATGGTAAATGCGCCCGTCCCCACGGTCACGGACACAACTATCATCTAGAAGTCACCGTCAAAGGTGAAATTGACCCACGCACCGGCATGATTGTCGATTTAGGGGGTTTGAATCAAGTGGTAGAAGATTATGTAGTCGAACCATTCGATCACACCTTTTTAAATAAGGACATTCCTTATTTTGCCGAAATTGTACCTACTGCTGAGAATATCGCACTTTACATTACTAATTTACTGCGATCGCCAATTCTTGAATTGGGAGCTAAACTTTACAAGGTGAAACTGATTGAAAGTCCTAATAATTCTTGCGAAATCTACTGCACAGAGTCTGAATCAGATTCAGTCAGTGCATCCCTGAATCAGCCCGTGTTAGCACGGGTTTAGCTGTATGGGCTGGGGAAATGAGGGAAATGAGGGAGATGAGGGAGATGAGGGAGGAAATAACCAATTCCCAATTCCCAATTCCCAATTCCCAATGCCCAATTCCCAGTTAGAAAAGTTTACTCACTAAGCAGGTGAAACCTGGTAGTAAAGGACTTGTCAATTCATCTTGACTAAATAAAGTAACTGCTAACTTTAATGCAGCTTGCTCACGACGATAAACTTCAACTTTCTTTTGTATAGAATCGCAAATCCAATATTCCTGAACCCCTTGTACCGAGTACAGCTTTAGCTTTGTTTCTCTGTCGCGTTTTTCGTTTTTTTCGCCGGGTGAGAGAACTTCTACTACTAACTCTGGTGCGCCTGTGAGGTGTCCAGCTTCATTTAGTAAGTGTTTTAAACGTTCATGACTTGCCCATACCACATCAGGGATCACATTGTCAGAATCTGAGAAAATAATTCCAGGTGCGATCGCAGCTTTACCTAAACCAGTTTCATCTGACCAAATCTTGAGAACTGTACCAATATTGACACAACTTGATTGATGATCCCAGTGAGGTGCTTTAGTCACAAATAGTTCTCCATCAATAATCTCATAGCGATTTCTGCGATCGCTAGCGAAGAACTCTAGATCGGCAGTCGTCCAACGCACTGGAGTTGTTTGCATAGAAACCCCCTAGCATTTTCTTAAATCATATTTTAAAAATACCGACGGCGGGCGGAATGTCGCAAATAGCGATAAATGCCCCAAGCTAAAACTCCAAAAAAGAGATTTAGCAAAAAGCGACTAAGTATAAACCACAAAATATCACTGTCAAAAAGCTTTGAC
Protein-coding sequences here:
- a CDS encoding Uma2 family endonuclease; protein product: MQTTPVRWTTADLEFFASDRRNRYEIIDGELFVTKAPHWDHQSSCVNIGTVLKIWSDETGLGKAAIAPGIIFSDSDNVIPDVVWASHERLKHLLNEAGHLTGAPELVVEVLSPGEKNEKRDRETKLKLYSVQGVQEYWICDSIQKKVEVYRREQAALKLAVTLFSQDELTSPLLPGFTCLVSKLF
- a CDS encoding J domain-containing protein — translated: MVNSKHVSNHYETLKVSPSASLAEIKQAYRRLVKLFHPDSNQETADREQIIRINAAYEVLGDNQNRRNYDQELQDDSQKLNSDRQQRTASAQKHYQTKRKTGREADEQVEEWLRRVYQPVNHLLSAILYSLEEQIEQLAADPFDDELLDEFQEYLQTCRDDLKQAQIIFRSLPNPSNLAGTAANLYYSLNQVSDGLDEFAYFPLSYDERYLHTGQELFRIATRLQCEAQASVM
- the cysK gene encoding cysteine synthase A, with protein sequence MRIACNITELVGRTPLVQLNRIPQTEGCVAEIVVKLESMNPSASVKDRIGVSMINAAEEEGLITPGKTILVEPTSGNTGIALAMAAAAKGYRLILTMPETMSGERRAMLRAYGAEVELTPAMEGMSGAIVRSQQIVNSTPNTYMLQQFRNPANSKVHRETTALEIWQDTDGQVDIIVAGVGTGGTIAGVAEVIKARKPSSKAIAVEPANSPVLSGGRPGPHKIQGIGAGFIPQILKLKLIDEVITVTDEEAIAYSRRLAKEEGLLSGISSGAALCAAIRVAQREENKGRLIVMIQPSFGERYLSTPLFQDLEARLATSVS
- a CDS encoding 6-carboxytetrahydropterin synthase, whose translation is MQCIVNRRAQFSASHRYWLPELSEAENIEKFGAGSRFPGHGHNYVLFISLAGELDEYGMVLNLSDVKHVIKREVTNQLDFSYINDVWAEFQETLPTTENIARIIWQRLAPHLPLVRVQLFEHPELWADYMGNAMEAYLTISTHFSAAHRLAHPNLSNEENTEIYGKCARPHGHGHNYHLEVTVKGEIDPRTGMIVDLGGLNQVVEDYVVEPFDHTFLNKDIPYFAEIVPTAENIALYITNLLRSPILELGAKLYKVKLIESPNNSCEIYCTESESDSVSASLNQPVLARV